CGCGGCGCGGGCGAGGAGCGTCCAGAGCACGACCGGGACGCGCGCGGCGAGCGCGGGGAGGGCCCCGGCGCGGGCGGCGGCGGCGAGCGCGGCGGGCGCCTCCGCGGGGTGCCGCAGCAGGACGCGGCCCGCCTCCTCCGCCGCGGCCGCGGCCGAAGGCGACTCGCCCGCGCTCCAGGTCCCCAGCTGGCGCCACGCCCAGGAGCGCCGCAGGTCGCCCGCGGCCACGGAGACCAGCAGGTCCACCAGCGCCTGGGAGCGCGAGCGGTAGCGCACCACGCCGGGCCCGCCCGCGGCGAGCGTGGCGCGGATCGCCTCGGCCAGCGCGGCGCCCCACGCCGAGGCCAGCGCGCCGTCGGCCTCGCCCAGGCTGAGCCGCGTCGACGCGTCCACGTGGCGGAGGCACACCTCCTCGCCCGCGGCCACGCCGGAGCGCTCCAGCGCGTCCTCGAGCGCGCCGTCCAGCACCTCGCGCAGCACGCGGTCGAGCCGCGCGCGGGCCTCCGGCGACCCGGCGGGGAGGCGGTAGCGCGCCTGCAGACGGGAGACGTGCACGGCGTCCATCGTCACCCCACCCGCGTGTCGACGTTCAGCCGGCCGGCGCCCGCCACCGTCCCCGCCTCGGGGCGGCCGACGATGAAGCCCCGGCCCAGCGCCGAGCCGCCCAGCTGCAGCGTGCGGAAGCCGCCCGTGTGCCCGATGGTGGACGAGATCCCCACGTGCAGCCCGCGGCCCACGCGCATCCCCGCGCCCAGCGTGCACACCTCCACCAGCGTGTGCGCCGGCCGGTGCACCTCCAGCACGTCGTTCACCACCGCCAGCTGCTCGGCGTCGAGCGAGCCGCGCACCATCACGCTGAAGCGGTGCGCGTGCGTGGCGAAGGCGTCCTCGGTGGTCCCGGTGAGCGGCGACTCGCCGGGGTCGCCCACGGCGCCGCCCACGCGGAAGCCGCCGCCCAGCACCGCGCGCGACACCGGCGGCCCCGCCTCGCCCACGATCCCGCCCCCCATCCCCCGTAGCCGGAAGTGCTCCAGCACGATCACGGGCTCGCCCAGGTAGATCTCCAGGAAGCGCGCGAGCCCCGGCACCGTGCCGCGGAAGCGGAAGAGCCGGGCGGCCTCGGCCACCAGCGTCCGCCGCGCCGCCGCCGGCCAGCGCTCGTCCAGCGCCATCCCCAGGAAGCTGGCCAGCCAGGGGAGGAGGTCCTCGGGCGTGCCGTGGGGGTCGAGCAGGTACTCGCGGTGGGCCGCCTCGTTCTCCAGCTCGCCCAGCAGCCCCTCGAAGATCGCCAGGTAGCGCCGCAGGAAGTCGGCGTCGACCGGGTCGCGCGAGAAGGTCTTGGGGATGCGGCGCAGGTAGTCGTGGCCCCTGCGCTCCGCGCGCAGCGAGCGCACCCGCGGGCTCACCCGGCTGTTCCCGGTGAGCTCCAGCGCCACCCAGAGGAAGCGCCCGGGCCCGGCGTCCACCGGCGCCTCGTAGGTGACGAAGGTGTCGCCGCGCTGGGGGAACGCCCAGGCCAGCTCGCGCCCGCTCTCGCGCCGGTGCAGGGGCCGCCAGGCGGAGTCGTCCTGGGGGAGGACCTCGTGGTTCTCGTCCTCGGGGAGCAGCGACATCGGCGGCATGGCCGGCGAGAGGTCGAAGCGGTGCACGGTGTACGACGGCAGGTTCCCCGGGAGCGCGCGGTTCAGCGCCGGCTCGTCGAACACCTCGTCGGTGGTGAAGAAGGCGGCCCGCAGCGCCGTCCCCGCCGGGACGCAGGCGTCCAGGAAGAGCCGCCCCCACTGGCTCTGGTACTCGCCCGCGTCGAGGCGGTAGGTCATCACCAGCCCCCGCTGCGCGTAGCGGACGCGCGCGGTGGCGGCCGGGCGGAAGCCGTGCGCCGTCCAGAAGCCGATGCGCCCGTCCGGCGCGCGCGCGATCCCCATCCCGTCGTAGCCGCGCGCCATCAGCGGGAGCTGCTCCTCCGTGGCCCCGGGCACCAGCCGGAAGCGGCGGAAGGTCTCGCCGGGGAAGCGGGCGGCCACCAGCACGTCGTCCGACTCCCACTCGATGTCCGTCGCCCGCGGCACGGGGAGCACGTCGTGCGGGCGGCCGACCGGGACCACGGTGGCGAGCGCCGTCCCCGCGCCCACCAGCACCGCCAGCTCGCCCTCGGGGGAGACGGCGACGCGCGTGGGGGCCAGCACCTCGGGCGGGAGCGGCACCAGCTCGGGCCCCGTGCGCGCGGTGAGCTTCAGCAGCACGGGGGAGCCCTCCAGCACCGCCCACACCGTGTGCCCGTCGGCCGCCAGGTCCAGCGGCCGCGTCCCCGGCGGGGTCGGCACGGTGCGCAGCAGGCGCCGGCTCCAGAGGTCGAACACCAGGATGCGCCCCGCGCCCGTCTCGGCCACGAAGAGGCGGTCGTCCACGTCCACCGCCAGCCCGCGCGGCCCGGCCAGCGGCCCCCCGCCGGGCGCCTCGGGCGCGAAGTCGCCCTCCGGCTCCTCGGGAAGGGGCTCGAACAGCTCCACCTCGGGCGGGAGCGCGGCGTGCCGGCCCAGCGGGGTGGACGGCCTCCAGTGGGTGCGCGCGACCTGCCCGGCCGCGGGGTCGCTCCGGTACAGGCGGCACTGTGCGTCGAAGGCCAGCCCCGCGGGCGCGGGGGGCGGGCCCGCGGGCGCCTGGCCCTCGCCGGGCGGCGTCCAGGCGAGCTCCACCACCCCCTCCTCCAGCTCCAGGAAGGTGTAGTGGTGGCTGGCGCGGGCCCACGAGTCGCCGCCGTCCACCAGCGCGAAGGGGCGGATGCTGCTCACCTCAGCACTCCTCGCGCAGCGTGGGGATCGGCACCGCCACGCCCGTCCCCAGGTCCGGCGGCGCCAGCTGCTCGCCGGGGGCCAGCGGGGCGCCCTCCACCACGGTGATCTCGGCCAGCTCGGGGACCTCCCACGGCTCCAGCTCCACCGTCCCCTCCACCCACGAGCCCCCGCCGGAGCCGCCCTCCACCCAGCGCGCCACCTCCAGCCCTTCGAGATACTCGACGCCTTCCACCTGCAGCGCCGCCGCCTCCAGCTCGGGGCCGTGCACGCGCCGGCCGAGCGGCCACCCCTCGCCCGCGGGGCCGTACGGCGGGAGCGGGGCCAGGTACTGTCGCAGCACCAGCTCCACCCAGGCGCGCACCGCCTCCACCCCGAAGCCGGGCTTGACTACCAGCCCCACGGAGACGGCCACCTTGCGGTAGGTCGGCGGGACGACGTAGAGCTCCGTCGTCACCAGCCGCCGCTGGTCGAGCCAGGCGCAGACGCAGCGCAGCAGGTCGCGGTCGGGGAGCGGCGCGTTCGGGTGCAGCGCGTCCTCCCGGGGCCAGACCACGACGGTGACCACGCCCGCGGCCTCGCGCAGCCGGGTGGGCGGGTGGAAGCGCGGCAGCACCTCGGCGCGGCCCACGCTCGCCCCCGGCGTCTGCAGCGCCAGCTCGCGGAAGTCGTCGCGGGTGACCGCCCGGTCGCGGCGGCGCAGCTCGCCGGGGATGCGCTCCACGGCGTCCTTCACCTCCTCCGCGTCGGCCCCGCCGAACGCCGGGCGCGGGTTCGACGCCTTCACCCCGCCCACCGAGACCTTGCTGATCGCCTTGGCGGCCACGTTGCCGGCCGTCCCGCCGCCGTAGCGGTACTCCTTCGCGCGGATCCGCTCGCCGATGCGCGGCGGCCGCCCGCGCGTGCGGTCGCCGAAGCGGACGGTGCCCGCCTCCAGGTCCACCGTGTAGACGCGGTCGTCGCGGCCGCTGGCGGAGAAGTCGTCCACCTCGGCCCAGCGGGTCCACCCCCCCGGCTCCTCGACCTCGACCACGAGCGAGTCCGCCAGCACGGGGGAGTGCACCAGCGCGTACGCCTGCCCCGCGTCGCCGGTGCCCGTCCCCAGCAGCTCGGTGCGCGCGGTGCGCACCTGCAGCACCTCGGCGGCGTTCATCCCCACCCAGGTCACGCGCTCCAGCGGGCGGTCGCTCCGGCGCCGGTAGCCGCGGATCCAGAAGAGGAGCTCCGCCGCCAGCGCCTCGTCCTCCAGCACGGGGGGGAGCGCGCCCGTCCCCTCCAGCACCTCCTCCACCGCCGGGAAGCCGGGGCGCCGCGGGTCGGGCTCGGCGGGCGGCGGGTCCTCCGGGCGCAGCGGCGTCTCGGTAGGCAGGCGGAGGCGGACGACGCCCTGCTGCGACAGCCCGCGCGTGGTGTCGCCGACCACGGTGAGCGGCCGGTAGACCGGCTCGCCGGCGTCGGTGAGCGCCGCGGTGGAGACCTCCCACGCCACCTCGTCGGTGGGGCTCTCGCCGTCCGCGCCGGGGCAGGGGTCCACCTCGTCCATGGTGAGGACGACGGGGTCGGGGATGAAGCCCAGGTTCACCACCGCGTCGCCCAGGCGCCCCACGTCGGTGTCCCTGGTCTTGAAGACGGCGATCCAGAGGATGCCGTCCACGGTGGCCCCGAAGTCCACCGCCTGGAAGCCGGGGACGGTGGGGTCGTCGCCCAGCACCTCGGCCACGTAGTAGGCGGGCGTCTCGTCCTCGGCCAGCTCGCGCGCGGAGACCGCCGCGGCCGCGAAGACCCGCGCCTCCTCGGTCTCCGGCTCGCCCGAGGTGAGCTTGGCCACGGCGCGCGCCGAGAGCGGCCACGCCTTCACCTCGTCCTGCGTCTCGAAGGCGGTGCTCCCCGCCTTCGCCTCGCTCCCCCTGGCGACCAGCACCTCCGCCCCGGTGGTGGTGAGCGCCAGCATGGCCCGCGCGGGCCGCGCCGGGCGGAGCGGCACCTGCAGCAGGCGCAGGAACTCCAGCCGGGTGGCCTCGGGGACCTGGTTGAAGCGGAAGAGCAGGTTTTCGCCCAGGAAGGCGAACAGCTCCAGCAGCGTGATCCCGGGGTCGCTCGGGTTGTGGTCCGTCCACTCCGGGGTGTAGACCGGGATGCGGCGGACCAGCTCGTCGCGGAGCTGCTGCCAGGAGCGGTCGTCGAGGATCGGGGTCGGGAGCGGCATGCGCCCTCACTCCAGGTAGAACGGGTACACCAGGTTCCCCGGCTTCCCGTCGCGGACGTGCGTGTAGCCCACGTGCACCAGCACCATCGCGGCGTCGTCGCCCGGCTCGGCGCGCACCTCCTGCACCGACACGCGCGGCTCGTGGCGGCCGATCGCCTCGGCCACGGCCTGCTGGATGAGGGCCCGGGTGGCGGCGGTGTTGGGCTTCATCAGGAAGCGGCGCAGCCCGCACCCGAAGGTGGGGCGCATCACCCGCTCGCCCGGCTCGGTGTCCAGCACGATCCAGAGCGCCTGGCGCACCTTCTCGGCGCCCTCCTCGTACTGCAGGTCGCCCCCGCGCGGGGCCACGGGGAAGCGCCACCCCCGCCCCAGCCGCTCGGCCACGCGGCTCACGCCCCCACCTCCCAGCGCTCCACGCGCGGCTCGTACGCCAGGCCGACCAGCACGGAGCCCGCCTCCACCTCGTCGCTGCGGTCCGTCGCCACCTGGTCCCTGAGCGACCGGAGCGCCTCGGTGGTGTACGCCGCCCTGATCTGCGCCGGCGGCGAGTCCGAATCGGCGAAGGCGGGGTCCTGCAGGTCGGCCGTGTCCAGCGTGCCGTCGAAGTTGGTGTCCTTCAGCCCCGAGTCGCCCAGCCCCGCCAGCCCGATGTCGGCCGCCAGCAGCACGTCGAGCTCGGCGCCCACGTGCAGCCCCAGCTCGCCCTCGATGTCGGCGTGCAGCTCGGCCCCCGCGCTGAAGGAGACGCTGGGGAGGATGCAGAACCTCAGCCCCAGCAGGAACCAGAGCTGGAAGACGAACACCACGATCGGCAGGAAGAGCATGAACACGAAGGTGGCGACGATGGTGATGAGCGGGATGGAGATGAAGCAGATCTGCGGCAGCTCGCCCAGCCTGCCGTCCACGGGCTTGTCGTCGTCCACCTGGAAGCTCATCGCCGAGCCCGCGGGGGAGACCATCTGCACCGGCAGCCGCGCGCCCACCGTGGCCGCCAGCGCCGGGATGTCGGGGAGCTGGATGGTGACGGGGTGGTTCCCCGTCCCCACCGGGTCGAACGGCGCCGCCAGCTGGAAGACGTCGCTCGCCTCGCTCCACACCAGCTCGCCGCCGCAGTCGTTCCTCTCCCCCGTCTTCGGGCAGTCGCACCGGTGGCGGCGGACGTAGCAGCGCACCTGGTAGCGGCTGGCGTCGTCGAAGCGCGCGGTGCCGCCCGCCTCCACCTCGCGGCTGGAGACGGGGAGCATCCCGAAGTAGAGCGTCTTCCCCTCCGCGTCGTGCCCCGCCGTCCGGGGGTCGGCCACCAGCGGGTAGAGGGGATAGACCTGCTCGGTGACCTCCTCCGGCGTCTCGCCCACCACCTGCCAGCTGCCCACGTTCTCCGTCCCCGAGGGCACCCACCCCTCGGCGAGGGTCACGGCGTCCGCGTCGACCTTCCACTTGGCGATGTCGGCGCGCACCGCGGCGAGCTGCGTCTGCAGCTCCGCGCGCTTGGCGGCCGTGCTCGCGTCCAGCGCCTGGGCCAGCTTCGACTTCGCGGGCGCCAGCGCCGCCCCGGCCATGGCGCCGAAGACGCCGCCCTTGGTCACCCGGTGCCGCTTCTTGAGCACGCGCTGCTGCCCGGAGCGCTCGACCTTCGCCAGCTGCGCGGTCAGCGCCCCGGCCTTCTGCACCAGCTCGGCGGCCAGCGCCGCGTGCTCCCTGCGGAAGGAGAGGCGGCAGCGGCGCACCACGAAGCCGGCCTCGCACACCTTGTCGCGGGAGACGCTGGGCAGCCCCGCCTGGTCGCAGTGGAGCTCGCACACCACCAGGTAGAAGCGCTTGTGGGTGGGGAGGAAGAGCTTGCGCACCCCCGTGGGCTGCAGCGAGTAGCGCGACAGCGTCTTCGACGGCTTCACGTCGGGCCCGGCGACCACCTTCTGCACGATGTCGTCGTCGCCGTAGAGGAGCGACTTCTGCGGCTCCTTGACGAAGAGGCTCACCGGGTCGGAGGTGTCGTACTTCTGCACCACCGGCCGGGTGGAGCGCACGTCGCGCTTCGGCGCGCCCGGCGTCTGCGGGACGAGCTTCGGCCAGCGCCACCAGGGGGCGATCAGCTTCCAGGGACGGTCGTCGCAGTTGGCCATCGCCTCACACCCGTCCTGGGGCGGTTGATGCGACTCTGCTCGGGGAATCCGTAGGGTCGAGGCATGCCTCGACCGGCGGATGCTGGCTCGTGCGCGGCAGGCGGCCTTTCGCGCAGGTGCAGCCTGTGCTCGGACTCGCATGCTCGCCCCTACGAGACACACCGCGAACCGCGGCGACGGCGACGGGGCTCATCGTGCCGCTCACCAGATGTTGCCGGCGCCGGGGGTGTACATCGGCGAGACCACGCCCACGCTGCAGACGATGGTCTGGCAGTTGATCACCCCGTCGAAGTTGGCCACCGGCGCGTGCACGTTCATCACGCTGGCGGTCACGTCCACGGCCACGTTGGCGTTGATCTTCACGTTCCCCGCGGCGTCCATGGTGATGGTGCACCCGTTGGAGTGGCTCAAAGTCACCTGCTGCGCGCCGTCATCCAGCACCAGCTTGTGCCCGCTCTTCATGGAGAGCGTGACCTTGAACGCGCCGGCGGTGTCGTCGAACTCCAGCAGGCTCCCCGCGCGCGACTTGATCAGCCGCTTGTTGTTCTGCGCGTCGGCCTCCTCGGGGAGCGCCTCCTTCCCGTTCCAGCAGCTGCCCACGATGTAGGGGCGGCGCAGGTCCCCGGCCTCGAAGGCCACCACCACCTGCGTGTCGACCGCGGGGAGCGCCTCGAACCCCTGGTCGTCGTCGGCGTACGGCGTGAGCAGGGTGGCCCAGGCGCGCACCTCGCCGTCGTCGCTCCCGAGCCAGGGGAGCCGCACCTGGATGCGCCCGATCCGCTCGGGGTCCACCACGTCGGTGACGATGGCCGGGTAGACGCCCCAGTGCAGCGGCGGCCCGGCGGCGCGCGGCCCGCTCACGAGGTCCCCTCGTTCACGGTGGCGCGCTCGGCCTCGAAGCGGGTGCGGAAGCCGCTCTCGCGGTCGTAGCTGTGGCGCACGCGGGTCACGTAGTAGCCCCCGCCGTTGAAGGGCGCGCCCACCCGCTCCAGCGACAGCCGGCTCCCCACCACCATCTCCGGCGTGCCGTTGGTGGTCCCCACCGCCGTCACGAAGCCGCGCGCGCGGCGCAGCATCTCGGCGCGGGCCCACTCGCGCGCCTCGCCGTCGGTGAGCGGCACGTCGCGCACGCGCCGGCTCACCCGCTCGCCGAAGGCCCGCTGCAGGACGTCGGGCCCCGTTTTCCCGCCCGTGACCTCGGCCTGCACCACGTCGCCCTCCGCACTCTCGTCGATGGTGTCGCGGTCCTTCGCGTCGTAGCCGCTCACCTGCACCTTGGTGCGCTGGTGGGCCAGGTCGGCGCGCAGCGCCACGTCCAGCAGCTGGTTCCCCTGCACCAGGGTGATCTCGGTGCCCGTGCGGCTGGAGCGGCTCTCGAAGTGCAGCGTGTCGTCGTCGACCCACACCTCGGCCTGGATGCGCCCGGCGCGCTCGCGCAGGAAGGCCAGGTCGCTCTGCCCCCACTGCTGCACCACGTCGTAGGTGGGCCCGTCCGCGTTCACCTGGGGCGAGAGGCCGTGCTGCGAGGCGATCTCGCTGGCGATGTCGGCGTCGCTCTGGTTCTCGTAGGTGCGCATCCGCCGCGTCATGCGCAGGTCCATCAGCCGGTCCTCGGCGAAGAGCACCACCTGGGGCTCGCGGGTCTCGGCCCACACCGCCTCGATGGCGCTCACCAGGCCGCGGAAGACGGTGCGGGCGGTGCCGCTGGGGCCCAGCGCCAGGTCGATCTTCTTCCCGAAGTCGACCAGGCTACCGTCCAGCCAGCGCTCGGGGACCTCGGGCGTGTCAGGGTGGGCGGGGGTGCCGGCCACCCGCACCGTGAGCGTCTTCAGCCCCTCGGTGGTCTCCTCCACCTCCAGGCGCAGGCAGTCGCGCGCGAGCTCGCCGGTCACGGTGCCGTCCACCTGGAAGACGGGCTCGGCCGAGTAGAAGATCGGCTCAGTCATCGAACCCGTGGGCGCGGGTGCGCAGGCCGTCGCGCAGCAGCCGCATGGCCGCGGCGGCCGCCTTCTCCTGCTCCTGCCACTCCATCGCCTGGGCGCCGCTCTCCGCCCCG
This sequence is a window from Longimicrobium sp.. Protein-coding genes within it:
- a CDS encoding phage baseplate assembly protein V, with the protein product MSGPRAAGPPLHWGVYPAIVTDVVDPERIGRIQVRLPWLGSDDGEVRAWATLLTPYADDDQGFEALPAVDTQVVVAFEAGDLRRPYIVGSCWNGKEALPEEADAQNNKRLIKSRAGSLLEFDDTAGAFKVTLSMKSGHKLVLDDGAQQVTLSHSNGCTITMDAAGNVKINANVAVDVTASVMNVHAPVANFDGVINCQTIVCSVGVVSPMYTPGAGNIW
- a CDS encoding putative baseplate assembly protein; translation: MPLPTPILDDRSWQQLRDELVRRIPVYTPEWTDHNPSDPGITLLELFAFLGENLLFRFNQVPEATRLEFLRLLQVPLRPARPARAMLALTTTGAEVLVARGSEAKAGSTAFETQDEVKAWPLSARAVAKLTSGEPETEEARVFAAAAVSARELAEDETPAYYVAEVLGDDPTVPGFQAVDFGATVDGILWIAVFKTRDTDVGRLGDAVVNLGFIPDPVVLTMDEVDPCPGADGESPTDEVAWEVSTAALTDAGEPVYRPLTVVGDTTRGLSQQGVVRLRLPTETPLRPEDPPPAEPDPRRPGFPAVEEVLEGTGALPPVLEDEALAAELLFWIRGYRRRSDRPLERVTWVGMNAAEVLQVRTARTELLGTGTGDAGQAYALVHSPVLADSLVVEVEEPGGWTRWAEVDDFSASGRDDRVYTVDLEAGTVRFGDRTRGRPPRIGERIRAKEYRYGGGTAGNVAAKAISKVSVGGVKASNPRPAFGGADAEEVKDAVERIPGELRRRDRAVTRDDFRELALQTPGASVGRAEVLPRFHPPTRLREAAGVVTVVVWPREDALHPNAPLPDRDLLRCVCAWLDQRRLVTTELYVVPPTYRKVAVSVGLVVKPGFGVEAVRAWVELVLRQYLAPLPPYGPAGEGWPLGRRVHGPELEAAALQVEGVEYLEGLEVARWVEGGSGGGSWVEGTVELEPWEVPELAEITVVEGAPLAPGEQLAPPDLGTGVAVPIPTLREEC
- a CDS encoding contractile injection system protein, VgrG/Pvc8 family encodes the protein MTEPIFYSAEPVFQVDGTVTGELARDCLRLEVEETTEGLKTLTVRVAGTPAHPDTPEVPERWLDGSLVDFGKKIDLALGPSGTARTVFRGLVSAIEAVWAETREPQVVLFAEDRLMDLRMTRRMRTYENQSDADIASEIASQHGLSPQVNADGPTYDVVQQWGQSDLAFLRERAGRIQAEVWVDDDTLHFESRSSRTGTEITLVQGNQLLDVALRADLAHQRTKVQVSGYDAKDRDTIDESAEGDVVQAEVTGGKTGPDVLQRAFGERVSRRVRDVPLTDGEAREWARAEMLRRARGFVTAVGTTNGTPEMVVGSRLSLERVGAPFNGGGYYVTRVRHSYDRESGFRTRFEAERATVNEGTS
- a CDS encoding phage tail protein, coding for MSSIRPFALVDGGDSWARASHHYTFLELEEGVVELAWTPPGEGQAPAGPPPAPAGLAFDAQCRLYRSDPAAGQVARTHWRPSTPLGRHAALPPEVELFEPLPEEPEGDFAPEAPGGGPLAGPRGLAVDVDDRLFVAETGAGRILVFDLWSRRLLRTVPTPPGTRPLDLAADGHTVWAVLEGSPVLLKLTARTGPELVPLPPEVLAPTRVAVSPEGELAVLVGAGTALATVVPVGRPHDVLPVPRATDIEWESDDVLVAARFPGETFRRFRLVPGATEEQLPLMARGYDGMGIARAPDGRIGFWTAHGFRPAATARVRYAQRGLVMTYRLDAGEYQSQWGRLFLDACVPAGTALRAAFFTTDEVFDEPALNRALPGNLPSYTVHRFDLSPAMPPMSLLPEDENHEVLPQDDSAWRPLHRRESGRELAWAFPQRGDTFVTYEAPVDAGPGRFLWVALELTGNSRVSPRVRSLRAERRGHDYLRRIPKTFSRDPVDADFLRRYLAIFEGLLGELENEAAHREYLLDPHGTPEDLLPWLASFLGMALDERWPAAARRTLVAEAARLFRFRGTVPGLARFLEIYLGEPVIVLEHFRLRGMGGGIVGEAGPPVSRAVLGGGFRVGGAVGDPGESPLTGTTEDAFATHAHRFSVMVRGSLDAEQLAVVNDVLEVHRPAHTLVEVCTLGAGMRVGRGLHVGISSTIGHTGGFRTLQLGGSALGRGFIVGRPEAGTVAGAGRLNVDTRVG
- a CDS encoding GPW/gp25 family protein; this translates as MSRVAERLGRGWRFPVAPRGGDLQYEEGAEKVRQALWIVLDTEPGERVMRPTFGCGLRRFLMKPNTAATRALIQQAVAEAIGRHEPRVSVQEVRAEPGDDAAMVLVHVGYTHVRDGKPGNLVYPFYLE